AACGTTATGCACCACCATGTCCTAACGAATTAAAGAGTTGCATTgcattgttcatttatttaatgcaTCATTTCATGTGTTAACTGCACTTGATAAGTTCAGGAATGTAACTCAAAGGGATTACCTGCCTGAAGACGATGTTAAAGGGGAAGACCTCAAAGAAGAAGTCTGAGGTAATGGGCAAAATCTCCtgctcttcctcatcctccttcaTGATGTAGCGGTAGGCTGAGTTGTCGAAGTTCAGCCTGCACAGACATAAAGatcaatatgttttttaaagtttaatgtGAGGCATAACCAGTGGATGAAGAAGAACTCAGATACTTTACAtaagtaaaaataacaatacaacaacaccgtaaaaatactctgttacaagtaaaactgctgcattaaaaaatgtatttaagtaaaagtacagatgtATTATCAGGAAAAACTGTAGCtgccaaataaatgtagtggagtagaagtattgaatgaatgtatttagttactttccaccacaagtaaaaaaaaaagctgtgagCGTGTGTACCTCATGGTGACATGGGAGTAGTCTCCGACCATCTGCTCAGACAGCACCTCCACATGGATGTCTGTGTCGTAGAACTGTTTCCCCATCTGCCTCAACTGACCCATGGCGTAGTGGAGGTAGCCTTTGCGTTTACTCCTGAAGGTCACAGCAGGGAGGAATCAATATCATTCTAAAGAATTTAATCACACAGTTTTGTCTCTGTTTGCCCTGTCCTTCTACTTTTATGTCTGATGCCTGATAGTCTATCAtgacccccccccacacacacacacacacacactccaaccctctgccctccacctcctcttcatcctgctcgactcagACCTGTAGTGGAGGGTGACTCCAGTGGCAGACTCCTCCTGGCAGAAGAATGTTGGAGGCTGCACCTTGGGGTAGCTGAAGCGCAGATACTCGTGGAGATTATCAAGGCCATTGACAAAGTCACGTACATGACGGCCCAGCACCTGAAGGCAGAGACGGTTAGAGGTCATGTCTGGAATTGTTGCTCTAACTTTTTATCATAGACATTCAACTGATTTAAGACAAAAAGTGCAGATTACTTGTCAAGAGGAGAACTACTCAGGCTGTAAAAACAGTTGTATagtgtcttctgtggctctggaggtcTGGCTAGTGCTTGAggataaaacattaaaacatttttaggaCCAAGCATATTTGGGGCTTGAACCACACAAGTGACTACAAATCAGGATATCCTCtcttttgctgcttttcataATCCATCATTTGGGAGTATCTCACCTTCATCAAAGTGCAATCCTAATTTACTGAGGTACTCCTTTAATTATCATCAATCATTTTTTGCTCctactttgctttaaaatgatTTGATGATTTTAAAGCACTGACTACATTATGGCACTCAAATTCTTAATTCGTAATTCTCCAAAACATGACCCTGCAGAAATATTCAAAACATATATTGGTTGATAATAAGGGCTGGACAGAAACTTGTGTGTATGCCTGTATAAGTGCATGTAATGCACTGATAACCCCTTATTTTGGAAGTTATGGAAAACTTTAAGGttgtacatttgtgtgaaaTGCCCTAATTTTATACTGACTGGTGTGTGAGTTACATGTTCATTTGTCAGTTGTCTAATGACAATATATAAAGAGGCATGAACCTACTGttcaaaaacacaataacactCTATGAGGCAGCAAGACAAGCAGGGATTTAAAAACCACAACCTTTCACTTGCATAATAGTAGTTTTAAGGAGGTACAGAAATAATTTTCTCACACATCTaccaaaagacagacagagttcTGACAGTTTTGAGCCTAAGATCTTTTTTTCACCTTGAGGATCCTGTCATAGCCGTACTTGCCAACAAAGCCCAGGAAGTAGACACCCCAGGAGTTCATCAGCTCATTGTAGGGCGTGCCTGTCACTCCACTAGCTGCCTTTGCAATACGGGGAATCACACTCTCACTgtacacctgcagacacacatatatatcATCAATGAgaaaagtatatatattttgtctCCAGGACTATGAACCTTCAGACAAAAGCTGGCAGGTTCACTTAGATGTGCACAGGCAGCACAGGCCTCATAAGTATATTACTATTCAGTGCATACATACAGAATCATATCACTCATTTCAGAAATGCAGACACTGTACCTGGTGGGTGACAAAGGAGTGCAGCCTGACATCTGCTCTTTCTCTGACTAGCTTCCACACATCATCCCCATACGACTCCTTGATGAAGTCATGAAGACTCTCACACAGCAGCCCGTACATTATGTCTCTCTGGATTGCAGCTTAAAATGAGCACCTGTCAAGACAGCTTCCCAACTGATTGACTTCCAACAGTCCTCCCAAAGGCACCTGCAAGCGAATAAGAAAAGTTCAGAATGATGACTTTTTCAGTCCTGCAAGCTGAATATTAATGCATTTTGCTTTCAGCGTGAAGCTATAAAAAGCCATAAACGGAATTTTGCTGCTTTTGTCTTCTCTTGCTCTCAACACCACCTATGGAGCTCTGAACTTCCACAGACTAGCCAGCCAAATAAGGTTTCATCTGAAAGCCAACAGGGCTAATGGTTTTAAAGGTGCCCTAATTGCATAAACCCTTGAGTCTGAATGGGCCTCTATTGTTCTTGTGTCAGCTGTCAACGGCTGGTGGCTGTGCACCTCTCTCTATGTGACATGAACACACTGCGGGAGCCACCTCTCAAACACAGATGTCACCAGTCACAACAATTTGTCATTATCTTGTTACTGTCCTTTCCtaaaatgactttttaaaatcaataaattatcAATAGATGTGTCATAATGACTCTTTGTAAATGAATTGTAATAAGCTTCAGGTCTGAATAAACTACAGCTGGTAGATTGATTCTAATCACTAAGGCTATGTGTGATGCAGCGCCACAAAAAAGCTGGAATTTTATTGGTTAAAGGGAGGCTACTAGCCTGCTCTGGTTGCTTTTAATAAAGCGAAAAAAGCCTTTTCTACTTAAATAAACCCTTAGCGTGCAGCTAATATTCAACTTcacttgtgtgttttctgttactCAGGATGACTCCACATTTTCTTTCTGAGGCCAGGGGGGAATCCCGCTGGGGGATAGAGGCATTGTGGAGCAGAACAGGTGCAAAATCGATATTCAATCTCAACAGGGataaggaaaatgttttttccctcCAGGCTCCTGCTGAGCTCAATGAATCAATTTGTGGGGGGAAATAACTGCTCGATAGTCTAACTTCAGTTCAGAAAGGGCAACCAAATATAAAGTTGAAGGGCATCACTGCTAGCCTAACACAAAATGCGAGTTCACGCAGAACTCACAACTGGAGTTTCTCAGCAGTTGGCAGGcagcaaataaatgaaaacacagtcacAAAAACACGGTATTGTTATTTATTACAATCTTTTATACACTACTGAATAACTAAGAGGTATGTAGAATGCCCATAACTCACAGCACTGTGAAAGAAAAGTATGTTAAAGGTCTCACACCatcaaatatgaaaaagcaaACTGCCACAGAGTTTAACCTTTCACCCCAAACTGGAAAACTGAATTGCAACCTCTGATCTCAGCAACCCCATCAATCTGCCCCCCTGTAAAACTGTCTGGATGTGGGAAACTCGTGGTGTAAGTATCTGAGATATACATATATGGCAGAGCAGTTTACAAAGCACTTTACAGAagcaagaaaagagagagagaaaacagggaggtgtttgtgtgtctgtgtttgcagcGGAGAGCTTGGATGCCTGGCCTCTCTGAGAGCTCAGTGTCACTGTCTTGACAGCAGCTGTTGccgtgcacgcacacacgcacacagacagacagacagaggagatCAGATTTTTATGATCAAAGAGGTTCGAGGTCAGGATGTAAATCTTTATACTTGCCCCTTCCCCTTAATCCACCCCCCTAACTCCACCCTCCatcctcactctctctctctgctaaaATTACCCAGTGAGGTAAGAACCCAAGGCACCCTGGGATGAGTTTTATACCGACTGTTCCTTCTCTGCTGAGGAGTGTCAGAGTGGAGGGTGGAAGCATCCTGTCTCCAGTACGGGAAAACCCACACACGACCATCCAGACTACCTCCAATACCCGTCATACAGACAGGCAGCAGACACAGGTAAGGACTGAGGTGAGGGGAGTGTAGGCCTTCATTATGGTCAGTCTGATTGAAATAAGTGTTAGGTGTTGAAGCCTCAGGTCCTTTAATGAACAGTAAACAGGGAACTACATTTTTATGATGCTGGagagatttgattttttttctagtTATACATGAAATgggtgaaatgtgaaaaagatAGTTCACACAAATAAGTAAATAGGTATTTTAATTTTAGAAACTTAAACACAATATCAGAAAAGGCATTGACTGGAATGAAGGAGAAATACTGGAGTAATTTagccaaaatgacaaaatggagGTGCCCTTAATAGAGTGGTGCCTAATTTAGGACTTGagatatatttaatttacaggACATCTATAGAagtgtgcttttttttgcttttgtcacAAAATAAGATACTCTTATACTTTAATACTTTAGTGACAAAGGGATTTGCGGTGGTaaatgatatatttatatatttatatattataaaaaaaaaaaataataattcacaTGTGTCCATCAAAGGaatataatgatgatgatgatgcagtcAGGCCTGGATGACATGACTAAGCAGAAGATGCTGCAGGCTAAGGCTCGTTCTAATGAGGTCAGGAGAGGTAAGTTTGGGTGGGATGAGATTGTGCATTGATCTGCTTTTGTTCCAGTCTGTGCCTGCACATACTGAAACAGAACTGACAAATACACATAATAACATTTGGAAGTAAACAAATACACGCAttagtaaacaaataaatatacacattagtttacattaatatttatgcAGTTTTTCATGAAGCAGTTCACATGGGTTACTTAATATTGCGTCAACAACTTGGTATGCTCTTGTGTGTATTTGCACCCATATTCAAACTGTCATAGTGGGTGATCACAGCAGGGGTTGTCAGATGTAATTGAGCCAAACGTCCAAACAAGTTAGCCCACAGCCTAGGGACACTAGCAGTGTGGTACACCCAAATCCCAGGAGTGCCAGTGTGTTGTTCAAATTCTCCAAACATTCCAGCAGGGACCATCCCAGTTGTCTGTTTTTCTAACACTGTCTTTGAAACCCAAACTCCCCCCAAACTCAGCAAAATGTGACTCCCACCACTTAATTTTACACAGGCCGATCAAAGGCAGCTCCTCAAGGGTGGCACATGCCCAGACTTCTCctaacatttttcatgtgtgaGAAAGAGGGCCATCCGCTCTTACATGAGTCCCTCATCCAAAGATCCTATTTATATGCCCAGTTACCCCTGAAACCCTGGAGCACAACAAACATTACACACCCCTTGACATCATCTTAAGGCTATTTCAGACCTTCCACTGTGCCATGATGTAACAGGAGAAGAGACCCTGAGTGAAAGCTGTGCATATACCAACTTAGTGATGCTGAACAcagttgttgtatttttttttttttatatctttgCCCCTCAGCTATTTAAAGTCCACAGAAACAGGAAGATCAGAGGAGACATCACGATTTGCAATAGGTCCTTATTAGTCCGTGCTACTTTCCTTCTTTTTTCAAACGTCATCATTGCCTTTGCACATGTATTTATGCAGGGTAAGAATTACCTAGTCACCTGATGCCCTGCCACACAGCCTAAAAATTAGATTTCTCTTAGCTATGTTGAAAATGCATTGGAATATTAGATGCAATCACTTATTTAAAAAGCTCCACTTGTCTGTCATGTTGTACCAGATGGTCTGAATCTGGGGAAGAAGATCAGCGTCCCAAAGGACGTGATGATGGAGGAGCTCAACCTTCCATCTAATCGAGGCTCTCGAATGTTTcaggagaggcagaggagggtCGAGAATTTCACACTGGAGAACGCTGCCGGCGGTGCTTACTATACCAACAATGTAAGGAACAGAGAGTTGGTGCATAGCACATAATGACTCATATCCCCTGAACTTACTGCAACCCACACACCCACAATGTGCAACGTGCCTGCATTTCTGACATCTAGTTAATGCTTAATGACAGCTTGTTAGTGTGCCGGATTTATCGAAGAGCTATAATTAATGGCCAGTTATGTCTGACTCTTCCACAACCTTTCTCTGGATCTGCTGTCGTATTTCTTTGGAGTACAGCAACAGGCATTTAATATCTCACCACAATAATTGCAGATGCAAAATGGTTGTTTCTACCTTGATTTATGagacattttgtaaaaaaaaatcatcagacaGTGATTCCCTTAAAGAACAATGATCGATGTAAGAGGAGATGTTACAGCAGTTTAGTAGCCTATTGCACATACATGAGACACATTTGTAAAAGAATGGACGATATCAtagcagcagaggctgagatgTCTTTAATTTGTGTCCTAAATTTAGGACAACTTCCAAAAACTACTGTTCTTTTATATCCCACATCTCCAAGTTTGTAATGCAggctttctgttaaaaaaaaaagaaaaaagtctcAAATCCAAGCTGAGGTAACCCTGATGTCATCATCCAGGTCCATCCAGAGGCTGTTCCTCCCCAGCAGATCATCCCAGAACCACAGGGTGGGAAAGAGAACCAGGCCTTCTCCATCGCTGGTAAGCATAGCCTGGTCGTGAACCTTCAGAAGACTGTAGCAAAGAAGGGCAGTCCTGACGTCCTCGCTCCAGGTAAATGGTAACGCATGGTGAAGAGAGGATATAAGACTAGCTCATTACAATGCCAAATGCTTGGGCAAAGCATGGACGCTGTATGTCACTTTGATCTGTCAGTGTTTCCCTTTTCATATGGAAATGTGTTGAGCAAATAAATTGGTTTTATTACTATCAGAGCCAGGAGAGTCGGCAGATTGCAGAAAGCAGTTATCTGAAACCATCTTAAGTGCTGTTGTGTATTTGGCCTGACAGAAGGCACTGCTTCCAGGCTGACTGACAGTGAGCTAAGCGCTATTTATTATCGGGGATTCAAATTGAGATCTAATTACTAGTTGCTCTTGTTGACAGGAGCGACATCAAAGAGATTTATAAGTGTGTTAGATCTGTTTTTGCTTGGTCGGGGCTtgctttttttttgacattatcTAATGGGTTTTGTAATTGGTTTCAAACCCAAGGAATATCAATTTTTAGTAACACAGGGGACCTTATTTTGctcaatttgaatttaaaagaTGAAATTACTCAGAATGATTTAAGTAACACAGTTTTCACTTTACTCACAGTGGTATGTCATTTTTTTACCCACTGACATTAAATGTCTATTTCTGTCAGGATATTCTGGTCCTCTGAAGGAAGTTCCTCATGAGAAGTTCAACACAACAGTAATCCCCAAATCCTACTGGTCCCCGTGGAGGGAGGCTTTGGGAGGCAACGAAGAGCTCCTGAACACTCTCAATTCCCAGCTGCCCCAGCTCCCACAAAGACTAC
This portion of the Micropterus dolomieu isolate WLL.071019.BEF.003 ecotype Adirondacks linkage group LG19, ASM2129224v1, whole genome shotgun sequence genome encodes:
- the myoz3a gene encoding myozenin-2, whose amino-acid sequence is MMMQSGLDDMTKQKMLQAKARSNEVRRDGLNLGKKISVPKDVMMEELNLPSNRGSRMFQERQRRVENFTLENAAGGAYYTNNVHPEAVPPQQIIPEPQGGKENQAFSIAGKHSLVVNLQKTVAKKGSPDVLAPGYSGPLKEVPHEKFNTTVIPKSYWSPWREALGGNEELLNTLNSQLPQLPQRLQPANYRCFNRSAMPFGGAVASKRVIPVISFDAVESQKLPGIALDRMCRRPNFNRAPRGWGIDYCPESNEL